The following are from one region of the Bacillota bacterium genome:
- a CDS encoding LamG domain-containing protein, translated as MNRNGMKVNLGLLIILSMSLVLSGCLGFGSNLADILSFDILDDEGNSVLEQEVVIDVKNGVVTGSVKAENLIDAIYGKPVITVNKGYDIYYDGEPHVNGESVYDFSESVEFTVTKDSKKSQTKTWTVILEIVSDTDPVEPGPEPLVHWTFDGKTLPSELSPSAEGKLDFVPGVSGDAMLFKDNACLVISEEFTNASLQFEEAIFTVDLWFNADSDYFYTGKWNGLFSSGSQQRKNVRLLLDGQNIGKAHIHVDGISEAAEINWETDKWHHIALLYDGNSVLMYLDGELVYENADADVQEIDFTSVVKESFIGAQYPDAGQESSKRFFGGMIDEVRIWDIALTHEQILETFNTAKQ; from the coding sequence GTGAACCGGAATGGAATGAAAGTTAATCTTGGATTGCTGATAATTTTGTCTATGTCACTAGTCTTGAGCGGTTGTCTTGGATTTGGTTCAAATTTAGCAGATATTCTATCGTTTGATATCTTAGATGACGAGGGCAACAGCGTTTTGGAACAGGAAGTCGTGATTGATGTCAAAAACGGTGTTGTAACAGGTTCGGTAAAGGCTGAAAACTTAATTGACGCCATTTACGGCAAGCCTGTGATTACGGTAAACAAGGGCTACGATATTTACTATGATGGCGAACCTCATGTTAATGGAGAATCGGTTTATGATTTCAGTGAGTCAGTCGAGTTTACTGTAACTAAGGACAGTAAAAAGTCTCAGACTAAAACATGGACTGTAATTCTGGAGATCGTTTCCGACACCGATCCTGTAGAACCCGGTCCTGAACCTCTTGTACATTGGACCTTTGATGGAAAAACTCTGCCTTCAGAGTTGAGCCCGTCGGCAGAAGGAAAACTTGATTTCGTTCCCGGAGTATCAGGCGATGCGATGTTGTTTAAAGACAATGCATGCTTGGTTATTTCTGAAGAGTTTACAAACGCGAGCCTCCAGTTCGAAGAAGCTATCTTTACAGTTGATTTATGGTTCAATGCTGACAGTGACTATTTTTATACAGGGAAATGGAATGGCTTGTTCTCCTCGGGAAGTCAACAAAGGAAAAACGTGCGCCTGCTTTTGGATGGACAGAATATCGGTAAAGCTCATATTCATGTCGACGGTATAAGCGAAGCTGCAGAGATTAACTGGGAAACTGACAAATGGCACCATATCGCCCTGTTATATGATGGCAACTCCGTGTTAATGTATCTTGATGGGGAATTGGTTTACGAAAATGCAGATGCTGATGTACAGGAAATCGATTTTACTAGTGTTGTTAAAGAGTCATTTATAGGTGCCCAGTATCCTGATGCCGGCCAGGAATCATCGAAACGGTTTTTTGGCGGTATGATTGATGAAGTCAGAATTTGGGATATTGCCTTAACCCATGAGCAGATCCTAGAAACTTTTAACACAGCTAAGCAGTAA
- a CDS encoding LamG domain-containing protein, with protein sequence MNMTFELLDTNGENVVYDYELNAVNGTITAYVSANTRLEGREYNPIFGTPEGYAVYYNGEVHENYVSSYNFEEPLIIEIHGEEGVETWEIRIEHFSSPIVHWTFDKGFPEEITPYNKAYLVYGYVNDGVQFEGFSGKGYLEVDAGFVAENFVFPDNIFSIDLWFMADSEYLTDGWNALISTGGNAPGNVRILIGGHAEGLAQQLAYIAVDGSAGPESIGWEVDKWHHIALVYDGSDVLVYLDGDLVVRRANAPVDNINFQANFPQIYLGTESPTFRYFGGVLDEVRIWNYALSEAQIKEAAKLR encoded by the coding sequence ATGAACATGACATTTGAGCTTCTTGATACCAATGGCGAAAACGTAGTCTATGACTACGAACTCAATGCTGTCAATGGGACAATTACCGCATATGTCAGTGCCAATACACGTCTTGAAGGCAGAGAATACAATCCGATTTTCGGTACTCCCGAAGGATACGCTGTCTATTACAATGGCGAAGTTCATGAAAACTACGTTTCCTCCTATAACTTCGAGGAACCTTTGATTATCGAAATCCACGGTGAAGAAGGGGTTGAAACCTGGGAGATTCGCATCGAGCATTTCAGTTCTCCGATTGTCCACTGGACCTTCGATAAAGGTTTCCCCGAAGAGATCACTCCTTATAACAAAGCTTATCTTGTTTATGGATATGTCAATGATGGAGTTCAATTTGAAGGTTTTAGCGGCAAAGGTTATCTGGAAGTAGATGCTGGTTTTGTCGCAGAAAATTTTGTTTTCCCCGACAATATCTTTTCAATCGATTTATGGTTTATGGCTGATTCAGAATATCTAACCGATGGATGGAACGCTTTAATTTCAACAGGCGGAAATGCACCGGGTAATGTGAGGATTTTAATTGGTGGACACGCAGAAGGCCTCGCGCAGCAATTAGCATACATCGCAGTGGATGGCAGTGCTGGCCCGGAATCAATCGGCTGGGAAGTAGATAAGTGGCATCACATTGCTTTGGTCTATGATGGCAGCGATGTTCTTGTCTACTTAGATGGCGATTTGGTTGTGCGCAGAGCAAATGCACCTGTTGATAATATCAATTTCCAAGCCAACTTCCCCCAGATTTATTTGGGCACTGAATCCCCGACGTTTAGATACTTCGGTGGTGTGTTAGATGAAGTTAGAATTTGGAACTATGCTCTGAGCGAAGCTCAAATCAAAGAAGCTGCTAAGCTTCGTTAA
- a CDS encoding family 43 glycosylhydrolase, whose protein sequence is MTYKNPLAINNIGDPFVLKASDSRYYCYPTSGGVRGFKVWTSTDLVNWVDKGVVYQADEDTWGHNRFWAPEVVEYQGKFYMYYTAGWRKNDSLRIGIAVSDSPLGPFVDVLEEPLFDFGYAAIDAHVFIDDDDQKYLYYSRDCSENIVEGRHESHIYGIKLDDDMLSVSGQPILLTKPEQEWELKSGPKWRWNEGAFVLKHKGMYYLMYSANCYAGRDYSVGYAVSEHPLGPFVKYEGNPILASNNEQISGPGHHSVTLSPDNSEMFIVYHIHTDPKKGGGNRQVCIDRMGFNPDGTIWVAGPTITEQPLPR, encoded by the coding sequence ATGACATACAAAAATCCACTAGCGATTAACAACATAGGAGATCCCTTTGTTTTGAAGGCCTCCGACAGCAGGTATTACTGTTATCCGACTTCCGGTGGAGTTCGCGGTTTTAAGGTCTGGACTTCCACTGATTTAGTGAACTGGGTCGATAAGGGGGTTGTTTACCAAGCAGATGAAGATACCTGGGGCCACAACAGATTTTGGGCTCCTGAGGTAGTTGAATATCAGGGAAAGTTTTACATGTATTATACAGCTGGCTGGCGTAAAAATGACAGTTTGCGTATTGGTATAGCCGTGTCTGACAGCCCTCTGGGTCCCTTTGTTGATGTTTTAGAGGAACCATTATTTGATTTTGGCTACGCTGCTATTGATGCCCACGTTTTTATTGATGATGATGATCAAAAATACCTGTACTACTCCAGGGATTGTTCGGAAAATATTGTTGAAGGTCGGCACGAGAGCCATATTTACGGAATCAAGCTGGATGATGATATGCTCAGCGTCAGCGGGCAGCCCATTTTATTGACTAAACCAGAGCAGGAGTGGGAACTTAAGTCCGGTCCAAAGTGGCGATGGAACGAGGGTGCTTTTGTTCTGAAGCATAAAGGAATGTATTATTTGATGTACTCAGCTAACTGCTATGCTGGAAGAGATTATTCGGTCGGTTACGCAGTTTCTGAGCATCCTCTGGGTCCATTTGTAAAATACGAAGGAAATCCTATATTGGCGAGCAACAATGAGCAAATTTCAGGACCAGGCCATCACAGCGTCACTTTATCGCCTGATAACAGTGAAATGTTTATTGTTTACCATATCCATACCGATCCCAAAAAAGGTGGCGGCAACCGTCAGGTATGCATTGATAGAATGGGGTTTAACCCAGACGGTACGATTTGGGTAGCCGGTCCGACCATAACTGAGCAGCCTCTGCCGCGGTAG
- a CDS encoding LamG domain-containing protein, which produces MNALKGKLNFGLIAVLIVSFTLVGCFGRVVNEANIISFDLLDDDGNSVLEGAALIDTKGRTIIGMVGDLKTVDITNLKPHIEVTERYQVYFSEELHVNGESAYDFSGPVIFTVTKDNDPKLTKEWTVVIKDPYSPLVMWNFADGLHKEFTMHNEVEFVDGVRDKAPHFKGFGPNVYLVVDEGFVAENLVFPDNTFTLETWFYLDSTLKTDGWNAAFSTGGDGPGNVRLLVGGHAEGLLQQLIYISVGNHKGERSVDWHPDTWHHFAYVYDGTDLLVYLDGELALVEENPNVGNIDFTGGAPGFYIGAQHPTSNRRNFGGMIDEMVIYDYARSAEQIKASYESNK; this is translated from the coding sequence ATGAACGCACTTAAAGGCAAGTTAAACTTCGGGTTGATAGCGGTTTTAATCGTTTCCTTTACTCTAGTTGGCTGTTTTGGACGAGTGGTTAATGAAGCAAATATCATTTCTTTTGATTTGCTGGATGATGATGGAAATTCAGTTTTAGAGGGAGCAGCATTAATTGACACTAAAGGAAGAACCATTATTGGAATGGTCGGTGATCTTAAAACAGTTGATATTACAAACTTGAAACCGCATATCGAAGTAACCGAAAGATACCAGGTATACTTCAGCGAAGAACTGCATGTTAATGGTGAATCTGCTTATGACTTTTCTGGACCGGTTATCTTTACGGTGACCAAAGACAACGATCCTAAACTGACAAAAGAATGGACGGTTGTGATTAAAGACCCCTACAGTCCGCTTGTAATGTGGAATTTTGCAGATGGTCTCCATAAAGAATTTACCATGCACAATGAAGTAGAATTCGTAGATGGGGTAAGAGATAAAGCACCCCACTTCAAGGGTTTTGGACCAAATGTATATTTGGTTGTGGATGAAGGATTTGTAGCTGAAAATCTGGTCTTTCCGGATAATACATTTACCCTCGAAACCTGGTTTTATCTGGACAGCACTTTGAAAACGGATGGCTGGAATGCAGCGTTTTCAACCGGTGGAGATGGTCCTGGCAATGTTAGATTGTTGGTTGGCGGCCATGCTGAAGGTTTGCTGCAGCAATTAATCTATATTTCTGTAGGCAACCACAAAGGGGAGCGGTCTGTTGATTGGCATCCCGATACATGGCACCACTTTGCCTATGTGTACGATGGTACCGACCTGTTGGTTTATCTTGATGGTGAGCTTGCATTGGTCGAAGAAAATCCTAATGTAGGAAATATTGATTTTACTGGCGGAGCTCCAGGATTTTACATCGGTGCTCAGCATCCAACCAGCAACAGACGTAATTTCGGCGGTATGATTGACGAAATGGTTATCTATGACTATGCGCGTTCCGCTGAACAGATTAAAGCGAGCTACGAAAGCAACAAATAA